A genomic region of Hirundo rustica isolate bHirRus1 chromosome 12, bHirRus1.pri.v3, whole genome shotgun sequence contains the following coding sequences:
- the BARX1 gene encoding homeobox protein BarH-like 1 codes for MQHPLELGAARYFPAEAFPDHRSHRYRSFMIEEILTDPPDAKGAAPAGELLKFGVQALLSARPYHNHLAVLKAEPAAVFKFPLAPLGCSGLGSALLAAGSGLQGGSASPHLPLELHLRGKLEPGPPEPGKAKKGRRSRTVFTELQLMGLEKRFEKQKYLSTPDRIDLAESLGLSQLQVKTWYQNRRMKWKKIVLQGGGLESPTKPKGRPKKNSIPSSEQLSEQERARDAEKPPESLGSPAEVSQEE; via the exons ATGCAGCACCCGCTGGAATTGGGCGCCGCGCGCTACTTCCCGGCCGAAGCCTTCCCCGACCACCGCTCCCACCGCTACCGCAGCTTCATGATCGAGGAGATCCTCACCGACCCCCCGGACGCCAAGGGGGCCGCGCCGGCCGGGGAGCTGCTCAAGTTCGGGGTGCAGGCGCTGCTCTCCGCCCGGCCCTACCACAACCACCTCG CCGTGCTGAAGGCGGAGCCGGCCGCCGTGTTTAAGTTCCCGCTGGCTCCCCTGGGCTGCTCGGGGCTGGGCTCGGCGCTGCTGGCCGCCGGCTCGGGGCTGCAGGGCGGCTCCGCCTCGCCGCATCTGCCGCTGGAGCTGCACCTCCGCGGGAAGCTGGAGCCGGGCCCCCCGGAGCCGGGCAAGGCCAAGAAGGGCCGCCGCAGCCGCACCGTGTTCACCGAGCTGCAGCTCATGGGGCTGGAGAAGCGCTTCGAGAAGCAGAAATACCTCTCCACGCCCGACAG AATAGACCTGGCCGAATCGCTGGGGCTCAGCCAGCTCCAGGTGAAAACCTGGTACCAGAACAGGCGcatgaaatggaagaaaata GTGTTGCAGGGGGGCGGCCTGGAGTCCCCCACCAAGCCCAAGGGCCGCCCGAAGAAGAACTCGATCCCCAGCAGCGAGCAGCTCTCGGAGCAGGAGCGCGCCCGGGACGCCGAGAAGCCGCCCGAGAGCCTGGGCTCGCCGGCCGAGGTCAGCCAGGAGGAGTGA